In Topomyia yanbarensis strain Yona2022 chromosome 2, ASM3024719v1, whole genome shotgun sequence, one DNA window encodes the following:
- the LOC131678861 gene encoding general vesicular transport factor p115, which produces MNFLKSGLQTVLGSQEPGAISGAETVERLVERVNSSTLLEDRRNACRALKAMSRKYRVEVGAQGMPALLQVLEMDRADPEIIGYCLDTLCNVTFPEQFEEEAENPNITVNIGEQFTEMFIKNSENVSLVLNCLEEYDFRVRWSAIKLLTSLLANKPKEIQENVLVSPMGVSKLMDLLIDSREVIRNDALLLLIQLTKGNANIQKIVAFENAFDRLFDVIKEEGCADGGIVVEDCLILMLNLLKNNPSNQQFFKEGSYIQRLAPMFVIPPEQEEVGMTPQKVSNLLCMLQIVRSLVSPLNPQQVISSCQKAMRSSGLLEGLCNILMGSGVSPDILTETINTVAEVIRGDTSNQDYFNSVLAPSNPPRPALIVLLMSMVNDKQPLSLRCAVLYCFQSFLYRNEPGQNALVQTLLPSTAEVSSLTSGQLLLGGLFSTDQLSNWFSAVSLAHALLENPTQKEQLLRVLVALVGSTPVSLLQQCTLLLHQANCKFQSKVALLMLLAVWLSHCQLAVKAFVTIPGSVAYLIAQISANEHDDNEYLIQGLCAFLMGICIQFNDSTVQGSEREDLCQLLIKRIGLETYSAKLGEVSKHENYSRSAKHPQIRIRSSSDLLLDYEFCKLFKALEAIITKTVNGFGSGAENITELTLSQEASGLVGQYKDIIRDQDNRLQKLQEQLRNAEAESAQLKTRLEQAQNTNSQLSDQNILLKAQLQAASDVQKSQQQSPFHLLPTHGENVNHQVEALERQLATLTMQQQDHLSRANYFETENRRLLAELEALKLRTYEAEQGARESKNDLESLRKDQEDLMELMTDQENKMRMYRQNLKKLGGKVDDDSDDEEQQNGLHEDGSISHY; this is translated from the exons ATGAACTTTCTAAAAAGTGGTCTTCAAACGGTGCTAGGCTCGCAGGAGCCTGGCGCCATCAGTGGAGCCGAAACG GTGGAACGTCTGGTGGAGAGAGTGAATTCTTCGACCCTGCTCGAGGATCGCCGAAATGCGTGCAGGGCGCTGAAAGCAATGTCCAGAAAGTATCGTGTCGAAGTAGGAGCGCAGGGAATGCCTGCGCTCCTACAGGTCTTGGAAATGGATCGCGCAGATCCGGAAATCATTGGATATTGTTTGGATACTTTGTGCAATGTCACTTTCCCGGAACAGTTTGAGGAGGAAGCCGAAAATCCAAACATTACCGTCAACATCGGGGAGCAGTTTACGGAAATGTTCatcaaaaatagcgaaaacgtTAGCTTGGTTCTCAATTGTCTAGAAGAGTACGACTTTCGAGTACGATGGTCAGCGATCAAGTTGCTGACTAGTCTGTTGGCTAACAAACCTAAAGAAATTCAGGAGAATGTTCTAGTCAGCCCGATGGGAGTGTCGAAATTGATGGATCTTCTTATTGATAGCCGGGAGGTTATCAGAAACGACGCTCTTTTATTACTGATTCAGCTAACGAAAGGGAACGCAaacattcaaaaaattgtaGCCTTTGAGAATGCTTTCGATCGGTTGTTTGACGTTATTAAAGAAGAGGGTTGTGCTGATGGAGGAATCGTTGTTGAAGATTGCTTAATTCTGATGTtgaatttgttgaaaaataaccCTAGTAATCAACAGTTCTTTAAAGAAGGATCGTATATACAACGTTTAGCACCAATGTTTGTGATACCACCCGAACAGGAAGAGGTCGGAATGACTCCGCAAAAAGTATCGAACTTGCTGTGTATGCTCCAAATAGTAAGGTCCCTGGTTAGTCCTTTGAACCCTCAGCAAGTAATCTCGTCATGTCAAAAAGCAATGCGCAGCTCTGGACTTTTAGAAGGGCTCTGCAATATCCTTATGGGTAGTGGCGTCTCACCAGATATTCTTACCGAAACTATCAACACTGTGGCAGAGGTTATTCGTGGAGATACAAGtaatcaagattattttaattctGTGCTTGCTCCTAGCAACCCACCCCGACCGGCCTTAATTGTTCTGCTAATGTCGATGGTTAACGACAAACAACCACTGTCGTTAAGATGCGCTGTTCTTTACTGCTTTCAGAGCTTTCTGTACAGAAACGAGCCTGGTCAAAATGCCCTGGTCCAAACACTGTTACCCTCAACAGCGGAAGTATCATCGCTAACTTCTGGGCAACTTCTGCTCGGAGGGCTGTTTAGCACAGATCAACTTTCAAACTGGTTTTCGGCAGTTTCGTTAGCACACGCGCTTCTCGAAAATCCAACCCAGAAAGAGCAACTGCTGCGCGTTTTGGTAGCCTTGGTCGGTAGCACTCCGGTATCGCTTCTACAGCAATGTACTCTGCTTCTCCACCAGGCCAACTGTAAATTCCAAAGCAAAGTAGCACTTCTGATGCTGTTAGCCGTTTGGCTCAGCCACTGTCAGCTGGCGGTGAAAGCATTCGTAACCATACCGGGTAGTGTAGCGTATCTGATTGCGCAAATATCGGCAAACGAGCACGATGACAACGAGTACTTGATTCAGGGTCTGTGCGCATTTTTGATGGGAATCTGTATCCAGTTCAACGATAGCACCGTTCAGGGTAGCGAACGGGAAGATTTGTGCCAGTTGCTGATCAAACGGATTGGTCTGGAGACGTACAGTGCCAAGCTGGGCGAGGTATCGAAGCATGAGAATTACAGTCGGTCGGCGAAGCATCCGCAGATCAGAATACGATCGAGTTCGGATTTACTTCTGGATTACGAGTTCTGCAAGCTGTTCAAAGCATTGGAGG CTATCATAACGAAAACTGTGAACGGGTTCGGAAGTGGAGCAGAAAACATCACGGAGCTTACCTTAAGCCAGGAAGCGTCCGGACTCGTAGGACAGTACAAGGATATTATTCGTGATCAGGACAACCGATTACAAAAACTACAGGAGCAATTACGGAATGCAGAAGCTGAATCGGCACAGTTGAAG ACCCGACTCGAGCAAGCGCAAAATACAAACTCCCAACTTTCCGACCAGAACATTCTACTAAAAGCACAACTACAAGCGGCGTCCGATGTTCAGAAGAGTCAACAACAGTCTCCATTCCATTTGCTTCCCACGCATGGGGAGAACGTAAACCACCAGGTGGAAGCTCTCGAGCGTCAGCTGGCGACACTTACTATGCAGCAGCAGGACCACCTCTCAAGGGCTAACTATTTCGAAACGGAAAACCGGCGTTTGCTGGCAGAGTTGGAGGCACTCAAACTACGGACATATGAGGCGGAACAAGGGGCTCGCGAAAGTAAGAATGATCTGGAAAGCTTGCGAAAGGATCAAGAGGATTTGATGGAACTAATGACGGACCAGGAGAACAAGATGAGGATGTACCGGCAAAACTTGAAAAAACTGGGTGGTAAAGTGGATGATGATAGCGATGATGAGGAGCAGCAGAATGGTCTTCACGAAGATGGAAGTATTTCACACTATTAG